A window of Rhipicephalus microplus isolate Deutch F79 chromosome X, USDA_Rmic, whole genome shotgun sequence genomic DNA:
ctaattttgcctctaatccttgtaggtacatcatgaataataagggtgacagggggcacccctgcctaagcccccgttttacctctgcaggcttggataccgactggacttgctctacgccatctaccgacgccgacaagagttctcgcaagtgtgccccgtcctcggactccagtgaccatgcttccatctttcctatttctTCTATCCCCTCAGTACAGTGCACTAGAATCTGtaccctcagtttgttgtcgctcgctctggcttaccacctcacgtctcttcctctcttcttctttttcctcttttctacacctttactcctacctcTTTTATCCcttctcacccccatcccttgtgagctactgttgaggtgtcgccaCAGAACAGGTGTCGCTCACTGCAGCAgaaagttacggggctcacttttctcttcccttctctcttaagaatcacttctCTCTTTGATAACACAAAGTTGGTCAATGCATGACCTCAGAGCATGGTAATAAACGCCTTTGAGATTTGGTTTTATAATACAAAGAAAACCACACTTGACCTTAATTTATCATATATCATTTACGTAAATATTTCAATAATTTGTTCTTGTGTATTTAGTTAACGCGTAATTTAGTACTTAACTTTTTGTAATCCTTTAAAGAATCAGTGGAAGCTTTGGTCTGAAACTTTCAGTGGCGATTCATCGTCACCGAGACCGCTGCTTGCTTCCCTTCATTACCTTCCTCCGTGCCTTCATTACATAGCCTCCaaatagcctcctatatttttcttgCCTGCTGAATGAACGCAGAACGCCCGTTATTTATAGCGGCGCTACCTACGTAGGAATAAAGGTCTTTGTACTTAGCCTTCAAGACGAGCAACTTTGGCGTTTGCTAACTTTAAAGGCTATGCCATGTTTTTAAAGGGTTGCCTGCTGAACGAGCGCAAATTGCCCGTCGTTTATGTCAGCGCAACTTCCGTAGAGTTAATTTTAATTATTTTTACGTcgttttaaaaattttttacgttatttttgttgcatataggcTGCAAAAACGTAAAAACTATTTTGAAGACAACCTTACTTAAGTAGCGCCACCACCGCagttccgacgacggccgctttccaagtgatcgccgataatccggcaggcaaaggAAATCTTGGAGGCTGTGGGAGTACTGCAGGTTGTGGACGAACGGCGAAGTTTCGAGGTAGCTGGGTTAGGTTTTCGGTCGTTGTTCCAGCCAGGCTGTCGGTCACCTTGCGGTACTCGCATTTCTTTTGTTCAAGCTTGTTGGTTACTGATCTTCGCTCCACCATGGCAGACGACGAAAGTGTGAGGCAATTTTGCATCTGCATTGCAGCTTGTGCGATCAGAGCATTATTTTATGAAGTGCAAAATCTTTAAAACCTCTACACCACGTGAAGATTGCTTTGAATGCAGGTTTGGTGAGGACGTGAGTGTTGATACGAATTATATAGAATTATTCTGGCCGATCCTCTTCTATTGTAGTGGTGAAACAGTCCTGCATGTTGAAAAATATTCGTCGTGGTTAGGCTTAGCAGAAGCCTGGCCGCTAGCTTGGCAAGTGCAAACCATTGAAGATTGAGTTTAAATGTTACCTGATACCGTGTAGAGGTAGTCTAGAACATGTGGCGGTGCTACTGCGCGTATGTCTTGACATGAGACTGCTACGTTTCTTGCAGCACATTATTTCAGCGATGGTTATAGCAATATGTCAGCGTTGAAGCCTACGCGTTTGTAGCACGCGCTAGCAGGTAGGCCGCCGGAGAAAGACGAACTGCTTTGCTTCTCTTCTGCGGTATTTGTCGTCTTCTAACATGTGCAAACTCACAAAGTTGGGATGGGCATTGTTTTTGCATATTGCCGTGTGCCATCATACATGTCATACTTCGTTGCGTCACATTGGCATCGTTCTTGACGTTGAACCATATGACATGTTGCCTGACTTGGTTGTCATGTGGCGGAACCGTAAAATGACCCATTGCAAGCATGCACACGTCGAAAATAAAGGCCACCTATTGCCCTTGCTGATATTAGAATTTGGTTCATGTGTGACCCGGTATTCTGATCAAGTCAACCATGTAAGAACAAATAAATTTCATTTATTTGGTAATGAtagtaaaggtcactgcactaTCATTACCATGCCACTGATATTGATGAGTGGTTTAGTCTGAAATTCTAGAAATTGAAATTGGTCTTTGATGAGAGGATGATGAAAGATACGTCGAAGACTTGTGGATGATAAAAGTTGTGTAAAAGACATGCAGAAGTGATCAAATAAGAATTGCCATGAGTAGTGGAACCATTGAATATTAAGTGTTTTGATGTTGCCTTTAACTGTTGTAATATAAAATCATTCAGAACTAAGTGTAACTCTCAAGAGCTCCAATCATTTAATGGTTTTGATAATGGACAATCATGACGTTATACAGACTCGGGAACCGATATCCATGCTTTCCTGCTCTACAGATTTGCCTGGGAGACTTACGAATTTGGAGCAATCCTCATGATTGTACGGAAATGACCACAAATTCCCTAAGAACAGAGCTAGCACCACCGTGGAAAGAAAATCGTTTCAACAGAGGGCATCaattctaatttttttttaacgTGTTGCACATTTAAGTCCCTTTGCCCTAGTGCATTGGTGTTGTTTAAAAACTGATTTACTTAGGTAAGGGGCTACAAATTGTCGGGGCTCGTAGATTCTGTTCCTTAATTATGCACATCTGCATATGCCATATAACTACGAGCACCAGTATTACTGCTATCATCAAAAATGTTGCTATCACATTTTTAATGACATTGTTATGGCCCTGACAAGCAGCAAATACTTAAAACTGTTTTTTAGTGTCGAATTTTCCCATCCTCCATTTTAAGAGTCTCGCAAATTTTGAAGTCCCCAATTTGGCAGGTATGATTATATATATGCACAATTGACTTTTTCTATGAAGAGGTTACGTAATCTGAGCATTCGGTAAGAGGCTCAAAATACTCGATAAATGGACTGGACAGCAAGTTTTCATAACTGACGGCACACCCATGAACAAAAGTATACGTACTAGTGCTGTCTATTCGCCccaccgcgggggtctagtggctaaggcactcggctgctgactcacaggtcacgggatcgaatcccggctgcgatggctgcatttcagattgaggcggaaatgttgtaagcccatgtgctcagatttgggtgcacgttgaagaaccccaggtggtcgaaatttccagagccctccactacggcgtctctcataatcatatgatggttttaggacgttaaaccccacatatcaatctattaaTATTGTCTAGTCACTTTTGCCATCTGCTTCATCTAAGGGTGAGCTGTCTGCGGTAGAGGGCATTCCTCTGACGAATTCCGTCAGAGTGATGCTCTCGCCAGCTATTCTGTCGGAATAACGCTCTCAACAGCCAACGGCTTGGCATGGGGTGGCACAGACTGCGATTTCGGCATGTGCTCCCGTGGTCCGTATATGAGTGCTGGTGCACATTAGAACATTGTGCGAGTTCCCAATATACTCACTGCGAAGTTGTGCCATGAACCAATTATGCATTGACTACAGAGAACTTTTAGTGGTGTCTCTTGTGTAAGGCAATACCATACATAAGTAATAAAACCTTGTATTAATATTTAATGACTGTATGGGGGTGTTTTTGAACTGACATATCAAATATTGCTTTGCATCTTCAACTTGCACAGATTGCCACTTTGTCTTAAAAATGGGGGTGCATCGAGCTTCTTGTACAGAGCGTCTTCACACCGTGGTTACCACAGAAAGACTGGTTTTTCGATATAAACTGAACGCTAGCGTACAGCATTGCCAGGCATTGCTCAAGATGGTGCACATTGTTGTCTTATTGACACACTGTTGCAGGTGGGATTACGACTGATTTATGTGATCAATAACTAAAACTTATTACAGCAAACATATCTGAATGTAAACATAATCACGATGACAATAAATATAAATTGACTATAAATAATAATGTAATCTATTATAAATCTGAAAAACAATTCCATGTAATTAAATTTAAACTGGAGTACCTGAATTCAGTGTGCTTTGTGATTTTGGCCTGTGAAAACTCCTGAATTGAAATATAATTGTATTGATTTGGTTAATTGGCTGTGTGGGACTCTCTTTGAGATGCTGAATTTTCTGTAATGCTGCCACATTGTGGTAGCAGCATAGTGGACTATGTGTAGCATAAGTAGCGACATAGCAGACCATGTGATCTAGAGAAAATGCCATAACATTGGACATTTTGCTCTCTTGCGATCACATTCTGGTAtatgtgaagaaacaaaatgaCATGGGGTTCATAAAGAACAGTTAAGGTACATTTGAAGTTTTTGAGGTTGCCACTATTGTTTGTATGCTTTTGCAGTAAAGAACTTTTAATTAATAAAATGAAAACATTATGTTAATACTTTTTTTATATGACCAATTAGTTGCATAGCAGGCACCAGAAAATGTTTGTGAACCAATTTGATGATTCTGCAGATTTTTGACCCATcattgaaaaagaagaaaaagaaaaagaagacccCGTTTGACCCAAGTGCATTGGAAGATGGCAgtgcagcagatgtcgcccaagcAGAAAATGGCATTGAAAAGGAAGATGCTGAAAAAGAGAACCGTGAAGATAAGGATGACGGTGAGTTTGAGATGGTCTACCGTGTGTGCAGCAGTTTACAGAGATCACATCTTCGTAGGCAAATGCTTCGTGCTGAAACCACATTTTAAAGGCACATTTGAAATGATACTCTCTCGTACTTATTGATGGcagaattgtaaaaaaaaaaaaacgcattgaaaCCATGATCTAAACTTATGCCCTAATATGCTTAGTTTTCATTGACGTCATTGTTCCACCAGCTGGTTCAGATGCTGTGTGAACTCGAACTCCAAATCATGGAGATAGGAGTGGTGACATCAGATGAGTGATGGTGGCTCCTTGCTCTTCTTTGTGTTCACCCACGGCATGGCTggcaaacagaagaaaaaaaaaagtgtggagaGCATGAAGCTCTCTTATGAGACCAAAAGTTAAGGTAGCTGCCATGTTGAGGTACCTAGTGCAGAGAACCTGTCTGTAACGCCACCTGAAAAAACTGTAAACAGCACGGCACACAAGCCGAGCCTAAGAAGCAGTATGTGTTAATGAGATAACAAAGCCAGGCATTGACATTGAATGAAGTACATTAATTGAAGTTTATGGCTATGTGTGCTTTTTGGATGATTTTAATCCATAAAATGGGAAAGACATTGAATTAAACAAACCATGAAGagagaggcgaaaatgctgtaggtccgtgtgctaagattcgggtgcacattaaaaaacaccaaatggtcgaaatttctggagctcccCACTCGTCTCTCATtactatatggtggtttggggatgttaaacccctcatattaATCCAAAGTGTGGTATATGGGCTAATTTGTGCTGATTATAGTAATTTTTAAATTTCAGAACCTAACTTATTGTTCCAGTTTTAACATGTGTCCTACTACTATACATATTTTGCTACTATTCATAGTTGCTTCCTTTCACTTCGAACCAGAAGAGTGACATTCACACATGCATAGATCTAGTTTTCAAAAGTATGCTGGTGGTTAGGGTCATTAAAAATAGCCAGTTTTCTTAATAATAGGATGTATATACTATTTGAATTGTCTGATTCAAAATAATTCGACCAACTCACTATTTTTCCATCTGTAAAGAGGGGTAATTGCTTAAAGCAAGTGTCCACAGATTAGTTCTTGGAGTATTGCTTCTTGATCCTTGATTTTCCAACTTTGCTGCTGTTGGCTTTACTGTGTTTATATAAAGAACATTCAAATTGTATATGTGTTATGAAATGCTTGAGCTCAGGGCAAGCTATTTTAAAATGCATGCTGCCCCTCTATTATGTAATTGGTCTGTGAAATTTCGTGAATTGAAGCACTACAAGCTGGAAGGTATGTGTGGTGTATGCCAGCATTGGTGAGCAATTAGTGTGTGCAGTGCCTTTTGAGAAGATTTCTCTTGGAAAAAGAAACTGGCAGGCATgatcgcacattttttttttcatcacctgTTGTACGGCAAAAGCTTGGCCTTAAGATCTACTTCCACAGCTCTATAGCTCAAGGAAACTGGTTCAGTAGGCACTTTTCAGCGTGGGTGAAATGTAAAAATGGCCATGTACTTGGGTTTGGTtcacattgaagaaccccagtGGTGAAAAATAGTCCGGAGTCCCTTATTACGGCATGGCTCAGTATCATATGTTTTTGGCATTTAAGGCTCCAGTATTAGTCGTTTTCATTGTTTAACATATTCATTGCTTGTGCATTCATTGTTAGCATTATTGAGGGTAGGTTTTCTGGCATTTCTGAAACTGATTGTGCCTTAATTTATTCATTGCTTATGGAATTAATAATAGCATTATGGAGGGTAGCTTTTTCGGCAAATCTGAAACTGATTGTGCCTTAATTTGCATGATTGTGCAGATCCCAGCCTTGACTTGGATGACTTTTCCGgactgaagaagaaaaagaagaaaaagaagccatTCAGCCTAGAAGATATGGATGCTGCTCTTCCCGTAGGGTTCTTTTATGCATATTGTgcacttccgttttttttttttttttttgtacaggctGTATCAAACTTACGAGAGCACATTACTAAGTTTCGCAAGTTTTCATGATTGCTGAAATGTCCAAACTGGACATTTGGTAGGTAATTTTTTCTTGCCCCTCTAGAAATGGCATGCAAAATGCCATGTGATAAATAAGCACACATGTCTACTTCTTTGTTTGGTTTACGGAAAGTTTTctgctgtcatgttttgtgaaCCGTGTAAAAAATTATCGTATCACATGCATTGGAAACTCGGAATTATTTTGAAAACCAATGTTGATGGAGCTGCGTTTTGGCTTTATTATAGCAACTGCTGCAATGTTATGCAAAAGATCAAAGTTTTGAATTTTTGTTCCCATGCTCCTTGAATGCATTGGCCACATAAAGGAAAATATCGATAGCAGACAGACAGAAAACATTATTCATGAGGGGCGATAAGGAAAgctcgccccgctgcggtggtctagtggccaaggtactcggctgctgacccgcaggtcgcgggttcgtatcttggctgtggcggctgcatttccgatcgaggcggaaatgtaggcccgtgtgctcagattttggtgcacgttaaagaaccccaggtggtcgaaatttccggagccctccactacggcatctctcataatcatatggtggttttgggatgttaaaccccacatatcaatcaatcaatcgatttggAAAGCTCTATTAGGTAGGGGGAGAGGAGAGCCACTAGGCAAAAAATAAACTTAAGGTGACTATGGTGAGCTTTGTGATGTGTGTGGGCCTTCAATTGGCTCTTATGGCAGCTTGTGCATTGACATTAGTGGCGGAATACTAGCTTTGGCTATAAAAACATCATTGACTTGCCACTAATCAACGGTCCTTGTGCAAACTTACTCACTTTGTAATACATAAACAGTGCATCAGCCCTGGTTTAAAAAGTTTGAAACTGTAGTTGTGTACTTATTGCAAAGAACAACCCTTATCTGACTAAACGTGATAGAAAGCAGTCAGTGACTGCAGTGGGCTGAAGAAGTTAAGCATGCCCTGCAATGGAGAACCATTTCTGGTTTTTGGTGGCAGCAAAGAAAATGGTGCGGTAGCACTGGTTTCTGTTGTCTATGCTCCTTTTCCAGATAACTGTGCATCCAATGTCACTGATTGCCAAATTACGTGGAGTATTTTCTAATTCATGCCTACCAGCACATTGCGTGCAACTCTACAGCCTTTAGCTTCATAAAGCAAGGTCAAATCATCTGTCCTGAAAGTTAGAAAGGCTGCTACAATTATGCATTTTTACTGTTCCAAAAAGTGCTCTAATTAGCAAATGTCTGCTCCACTACTTGTGGAAGGATAAAGCTCTAAGAGTTCAATTATGCTGCCTTTCACAATCAATTACTATAAAATACTGTTTGCAGGAAGGAGTGACAAGACATTTAACTCTTTTTAAATGGCACTGATTGAAATCGCCATTGGCAATTAAATCATACATTTAAATGGGTAAATGTTTGCAGGAAGCAGAACCAAAAGAAGAATCATTAGTCGTAGCTGACGAAGACAGGGATGAGGAACGGGATGGTGCCTTTGATGACGATTTGGACTTCAATCTTcccaagaagaaaaagaagaagaagaagatcacATTTGATGCTGTAGACACAGAAAGTGGCGCGGCTGGAGATGATGAAAATGACGACACAACATTTGGTTAGTAACCTTGCTTGTTGGTACTCTAGGTACCTTCTCTTACACATTTGGCCTCTCTTTGATTCTTTTGTTTGCacacctattcaaatcgatcactggTCATCGATGCTTTCGATCGTTGGTATTGGCATGTTGAATTTCTTTCTTGTACCAcaagcactttctagtagttagtcaaGCCACTCAACTTTTAAAATCTATTTAAACTTGATTGTTGATTTTGGCATGTTGAGTTTatttctcgtgcacccagcactttctagtgGTTAGTCCGGTCACTCAACTTACATAATCAATCTGAAGTTGCCCGTTTAGACAACATAGCGATTTTTGACACACCTTTGTGCGAACCAATGTGCGTGTTGGGAAAATGCACTTGGCCGGCGAACTTGACAAAAGTGCGTGCCCCTCGTCATAATGCTACAGTAACATtgaagttctgtaatgaaaagaattTTGAAACACAAACATCCAATTGAAGCGTCAGATTCGCAATTTTACAGTGtggagcagtaataattgccaggAATTTATGCCATCTATTCAATAGGGAACTGTTGCTAGGAGTCCGGGAAAATTTATTCTATTATAAAGAATATTTCCGAAGGTCCGCCACATGTTTGAAGTGCTGAGCTGGCCTTCGCAGCCAATTTCCAAGCAGCTTTGCTTTTGCTTGTATCGTTTATCGGACACAGGGTTTCGTTTAGTGTCACTACAGTCGAACCCGCTACAATTCGTTGAAGCAAAAATTTCGTTAaagtgaaatagaaaaaaagctgATCTGTGCTAGCAAaccaaaggaacgtttattctgaATATTCAAAAAAATCCGCTGCTTCATATTCTTTCTCAGCAGCGTCACGACGTCATTCTCACTCATgtatagcgaggccatggtgaaaagcacgctgaaacactCCTAAAACCGccttcgtgaacgaaccaaacagttgcattaacacgttaacaccagcagctgtctgccGTCAAAAGTATTCGACAACGCCGAGAtgaaggcagggtatcgtggtgcggcgacttttgcattattttATGCcgttcttatcatccatcactcgcggctagctgataTTGTcgataatgcggacgaacagccgctctgattagttaccacactggccaagcgcgaacataatgataagcatcagAATCGGAAAAGGCGTCGTTCCTcagttgcacccagcagctgcgtgaaggaaaccatgaactgaagCTTCGaatcgtctgcggctcaaaataagccagtggcaaaagcagggcagtcttattgccatcgctatcgagcaatggtggCGCCCATGCTTGTTGACATGggggaaggaaaggtaggagaggccccgacgtcactcgttgtgaagctgtGATGAAGCcgaaagtcggccatattgactgggcaaattctcctctcttgtttacatccgaacgAGATGAGTGAACGAATACTGTACGATTTTTAAAATTTGAACTATGCTGTTGTCTGTCAGAATCATGTGCATTGAAGCATGTGAAAACACCTAATGTAACATGAACTCGTGAGCATTAGCACTAGTTAATTTAAGCAACGTGGACCAGCCTTCTGTCAGCATTGCACCAAACCTGAATCAACCCAGTTGTGTGAAAATCGTTTGACCAGATAAGCGACAGCCAGAGGTTACTACTAATTCTTAATTTCATAAAAACTTTTGACGTTAAAAGAAATCTCTGTACACATTCACATTATAACAAAGTTCTCCTTGATGaacaatctttttttctttagagcaTAAATGAATCTAACCGAGACAATATGtaaatgtgccccccccccccccccctatttttgtgctttttagcAGAAGACATGGACACCAAGTCAAGCACGACCAGCAGTTCCAATACGTGGTCAGGCAGTGATAGAGATTACACATATGATGAGGTGAGTTTTCAGGGGTtacttgcttttcagtttttattTTGGTTCCCTTTTGCTCTTGCCAGGTATTCATTCAGTGCCTAAATATCAGCTGGTTATGTTGTCTAACACCGGAAACGCTGTAATGTGTGATCCCTACCCCTCATGACTGGCGTGAATTCACGCATAAATGCATGTGGTCCTGTTTGTGCTATTTATATATTTTTACTATTGGACCCTTATGGATACCCTTCCTGCATAATGGTGGATAGTTCACTGAGCAGATAAAGTGGCAAGGTTTGCAACATGCTTGATAGAACATCATTTATGACTGTGTGTTTACGTGTGTACTCTTGCCTGCTTTGTCACCATTCTCTGTCACGTGATAAATTGCTGGCCAATGCTTTTAATGATGTGTAAAATACGTAGTGACCCTAATCTTTGATTTACATGTCTGATAGGGGCATTTGAATGTCAGCATTCACATGCCTTGGTGTATTTCTCGAGTTAAATTTGTGTTTGATCAGGCTATGGTTGAGATCTGCTCTGCCAAATGCAGCAGTGATCCAGGTTGCTCAAAATAAGTGTAGTCTTTCAGTGTGCTCATTCAGTCAATTTTTATTAATCATCCTAGCAGTAAGTTAATGCTCATATTAAGTAAGGTTATTTTCCGATATACATATTTATTAGAACTCTTAAAGGACCACTCATACAAATATTTGCGGATAAGAAAGCCTGTAGGATCGATTCCCATGAACATGCATATATAATCTGCGAAAAACAGTCTGTAAGGCTTGCAAGGTATTTTATATGAACTTTCAAGTTAGCCTGCTCAATAGAGCGCTTCATTCTGCACCTTGCAGCATTGAAACCCCCAAAGTGACTCAACAGTAACCCCCCTACTTCCTTCACATCACCACATTGCAGCTGATACAACAAGCTATGATGGCGTCATACCCTTTTGCCTCATTTTGCGCCAGCAGGCTTGCTCAGCGGCCGCTCGTGAGACCGTGACTGCGGCGCATGcgttgaaagttttgtgtttggcgacactgcTTTTGCTGCTTCCTGTTCAAAAGGACTTCTTGATGTGGATCGTGCAAAAGTGCATCACAAAAGTTGCATCTGGTGTGAACTTTTTGCGTGCTACAATAATGCGAAGTTGATAAAAAAAGAACTATACAGGACAACACAAGTGCGAACACGTATTCACGCTTGTGTTATCTTTGATTTTGTTTCGTTGTAGCGCACAGAAAGTTTACACTATGTATAACCAACTGGCCCTTCAACCCCTGGTGGCTTGTCATTTTTGGGGCTTTCTAAAACTGAAACCGAGATGATTTGGTTAAAAGGAGCCTGTAATTATCCACCCTGGGCTGCGGCAAACGATGTgccatgactaacaggccccagcgacacattgcagcagaaaaacgcaaGGCCAAAATTTTTGGGTCATTACCCCTTTAAATTCAAGAACCACCAATTTTGAGCCTGTTATATTTTTTAGTATACTTTTTCTGAACATTCATAAAATCGGACATAAGTGCTCGACTAGAACTGCTTGGAAGAGAGAGAAGGTTGTTACTCCGTGCTCAGGCTACTAATAAACAATTTGCACGGGCCCCATTTTTTGAAAGGAATAAAGTAACATAGTGAGGGAAAAGGTGTGGACTCTTTTGACAAGTTTGGCATGCTTGTACATTGTTATGGTGTGTTGAGATCCTTGCACTTGGGCAAGGATCCCAACACAGTACTCCAAGAAGTGATGGTGTTTGTGTTTGATTGATCGAAGTGGATTGTGTCAGCTGCTTATTGATGGTTTTCTTGGAGCATTCTTGACGGCTCTGACTTGGAAATGCGAGTGCGCAATCTGGATGAGAGGAGTGGTCGGTGCAAAATATTAACGCATGGTTGTGTAGCATGGCAAATAACCAGGCTGCCTGTGCTTTGAACCAAATTCATTCTCTCTGCAGGGTCTCAGTCACACCAggaaataaacaataaaactaGCCTTCACTTTTAGTTCAAATAATTTTTAGGTTGGTGGGCCTTAAGGGCCACAAAGAAAGCTGAAGGTAGATGGTGACGTCGAGCTTTTCTTCATCAGCGACAATTGGCAGCATGGCGTTGAGCGTCGTCGGTTTCCTTTCATAGACCAACAGCTCTGTGACGCAagacgatgttcttgatgaagaATTTGGCTGCCTCGGTGGCATTGCCTTTGGGCAGAGcccttgtttcggcgtagcgggtgaggtagtcagtagctacaacaa
This region includes:
- the eIF2beta gene encoding eukaryotic translation initiation factor 2 subunit beta isoform X4 encodes the protein MADDESIFDPSLKKKKKKKKTPFDPSALEDGSAADVAQAENGIEKEDAEKENREDKDDDPSLDLDDFSGLKKKKKKKKPFSLEDMDAALPEAEPKEESLVVADEDRDEERDGAFDDDLDFNLPKKKKKKKKITFDAVDTESGAAGDDENDDTTFAEDMDTKSSTTSSSNTWSGSDRDYTYDELLQRVFNIMREKNPDMVAGEKKKLVMRPPQVLKVGTKKSSFANFLEICKMLHRQPKHVQAFLLAELGTSGSVDANNQLIIKGRFQQKQIENVLRRYIKEYVTCHTCRSPDTILQKDTRLFFLQCEKCGSRCSVVSIKSGFQAVTGKRAAIRAKTA
- the eIF2beta gene encoding eukaryotic translation initiation factor 2 subunit beta isoform X1, which encodes MKCKIFKTSTPREDCFECRFGEDIFDPSLKKKKKKKKTPFDPSALEDGSAADVAQAENGIEKEDAEKENREDKDDDPSLDLDDFSGLKKKKKKKKPFSLEDMDAALPEAEPKEESLVVADEDRDEERDGAFDDDLDFNLPKKKKKKKKITFDAVDTESGAAGDDENDDTTFAEDMDTKSSTTSSSNTWSGSDRDYTYDELLQRVFNIMREKNPDMVAGEKKKLVMRPPQVLKVGTKKSSFANFLEICKMLHRQPKHVQAFLLAELGTSGSVDANNQLIIKGRFQQKQIENVLRRYIKEYVTCHTCRSPDTILQKDTRLFFLQCEKCGSRCSVVSIKSGFQAVTGKRAAIRAKTA
- the eIF2beta gene encoding eukaryotic translation initiation factor 2 subunit beta isoform X2; this translates as MKCKIFKTSTPREDCFECRFGEDIFDPSLKKKKKKKKTPFDPSALEDGSAADVAQAENGIEKEDAEKENREDKDDDPSLDLDDFSGLKKKKKKKKPFSLEDMDAALPEAEPKEESLVVADEDRDEERDGAFDDDLDFNLPKKKKKKKKITFDAVDTESGAAGDDENDDTTFEDMDTKSSTTSSSNTWSGSDRDYTYDELLQRVFNIMREKNPDMVAGEKKKLVMRPPQVLKVGTKKSSFANFLEICKMLHRQPKHVQAFLLAELGTSGSVDANNQLIIKGRFQQKQIENVLRRYIKEYVTCHTCRSPDTILQKDTRLFFLQCEKCGSRCSVVSIKSGFQAVTGKRAAIRAKTA
- the eIF2beta gene encoding eukaryotic translation initiation factor 2 subunit beta isoform X3, which encodes MADDESIFDPSLKKKKKKKKTPFDPSALEDGSAADVAQAENGIEKEDAEKENREDKDDDPSLDLDDFSGLKKKKKKKKPFSLEDMDAALPEAEPKEESLVVADEDRDEERDGAFDDDLDFNLPKKKKKKKKITFDAVDTESGAAGDDENDDTTFEDMDTKSSTTSSSNTWSGSDRDYTYDELLQRVFNIMREKNPDMVAGEKKKLVMRPPQVLKVGTKKSSFANFLEICKMLHRQPKHVQAFLLAELGTSGSVDANNQLIIKGRFQQKQIENVLRRYIKEYVTCHTCRSPDTILQKDTRLFFLQCEKCGSRCSVVSIKSGFQAVTGKRAAIRAKTA